From a single Rutidosis leptorrhynchoides isolate AG116_Rl617_1_P2 chromosome 5, CSIRO_AGI_Rlap_v1, whole genome shotgun sequence genomic region:
- the LOC139849896 gene encoding uncharacterized protein produces MNPLKSDSWEWVGNRKKLFTTKELTKMIKEKSLGAGTNALETLRNYLVPKKVEVFIWRARKGRLSARVELDKWGVDLDSVRCPLCDNDIETVGHSLLLCKKVEEIWVKIFAWWGVSSSLWHSLSEMLQTGAIQQNLDSGALIWQAVIWISCYLIWKNRNQVVFNNKGWCTPNALNEIQIKSFEWVAKRIKGRTLDWHNWFHNPACFVN; encoded by the coding sequence ATGAACCCTTTAAAGTCTGACTCGTGGGAATGGGTGGGGAATAGGAAAAAGCTGTTTACCACTAAAGAGcttacaaagatgattaaagagaaatCACTCGGTGCGGGAACAAACGCATTGGAAACTTTAAGGAATTACTTGGTACCGAAAAAAGTGGAGGTATTCATTTGGCGAGCTAGGAAAGGGCGTCTTTCGGCGAGAGTGGAACTTGACAAGTGGGGTGTTGATTTAGATTCGGTTCGTTGCCCGCTTTGCGACAACGATATCGAGACGGTGGGACACTCATTATTACTATGCAAAAAGGTCGAGGAAATTTGGGTGAAAATCTTCGCATGGTGGGGTGTTAGTTCGAGTTTATGGCATTCCCTTAGTGAGATGCTTCAAACGGGTGCGATACAACAAAATTTAGATTCGGGTGCACTAATTTGGCAAGCGGTGATTTGGATAAGTTGTTACCTCATTTGGAAAAACAGAAACCAAGTCGTCTTCAATAACAAGGGTTGGTGTACTCCGAATGCGCTAAACGAAATTCAAATCAAGAGTTTCGAGTGGGTCGCGAAGAGGATCAAAGGAAGGACTCTCGATTGGCACAATTGGTTTCATAATCCGGCATGTTTTGTTAATTAA